A window of Pseudomonadota bacterium genomic DNA:
ATATTAAAAAGACGAAAAACCGCTAAAATAAAGGAATTTTTTGAAACCTTAAATTATTAGTTTTTTTTTAATTGATTTAAAATAAATAAAAATTCATTATAAATTTTCTCAAATCAGATTAACGTCCCATATCAATAGCAATTTTTAACAAGGAATAATTTAGAATGAAGCTCCGTAAATCAAAAATATTTTTTTTAGGATCTTTTCTTTTTCTCTTTTTAGCATTTGGAAAAATAGCTTTTAGCCAAGCAAATTCTTTAGCACATGGTATTTCAAGGTATGGATCTCTTAAATACCCTCCAACTTTTCAGAATTTCGATTATGTAAATCCTAATGCTCCTAAAGGAGGATCACTGCGTACTGCTGTTTTAGGAAGTTTTGAAACACTCACACAAACTCTTCAAGGAACAGCACCTGAAGGACTAAATTTAACATATGACACTCTTTTAGTACGTGCAGCTGATGAACCTTTTTCAATGTATGGACTGGTCGCAGAAAGTGTCGAAGTTGCTCCTGATAATTCATGGATCCTTTTTAATTTAAACCCAAATGCAAAATTTCATGATGGAACTCAAATAACGCCTGAAGATGTGATTTTTTCATGGCAAATACAAAAAGATAAAGGTCTGCCACGGCTCAGAACACTTTATAGTAAAGTTGAAAAGGCAGAAAAAATTGGACAACGGGGGATTAAATTTACCTTTAAAAAAGAAGATTCAGAAGAATTAATGGATCCTGAAAGGCCACTTATTATGGGCATGATGCCTCTTTATTCCAAAAAAGATTGGGAAGGGAGAGATTTTGAAGCTGTTACTTTAAAGCCTTTTTTAGGAAGTGGACCTTATCGTGTTTCAAAAGTTGAACCAGGTCGATTTATTGAATACGAACGTGTAAAGGATTATTGGGCTGAAAACCATCCAGTTCGAAAAGGACTTAAAAATTTTGACCTTATTCGTTACGATTATTATCGTAATGCAAACGTTGCCCTCGAAGCTTTTAAAGCTGGACAATATGATATTATCCATGAAGCGGATCTAAATCGTTGGAAGAATGTATATAAAGGACCTGGTTTTTCAGATGGACGCATTCAGAAAATGGAAATGGAGCACATACGCCCTGCAGGCATAAAAGGATTTGTTTTCAACACGCGGCGTGAGATCTTTAAAGACCGCCGTGTGCGGAAAGCTCTTATGTTAATGTTCGATTTTGAATGGATGAATAAAAATCTTTTTGATGGCGGTTTCAAACGGATGGAAAGTTTTTATGAAAACTCTCCTTTTAAGGCTCAAGGAAAGCCAATCAATGGTGAAAAAGATCTTCTAATCTCTCTTAAAAATAAAATTAACTCTAATATTTTGGAAGAAGAGGCCTTAAGCCCGCCTAAATATGA
This region includes:
- a CDS encoding ABC transporter substrate-binding protein, whose protein sequence is MKLRKSKIFFLGSFLFLFLAFGKIAFSQANSLAHGISRYGSLKYPPTFQNFDYVNPNAPKGGSLRTAVLGSFETLTQTLQGTAPEGLNLTYDTLLVRAADEPFSMYGLVAESVEVAPDNSWILFNLNPNAKFHDGTQITPEDVIFSWQIQKDKGLPRLRTLYSKVEKAEKIGQRGIKFTFKKEDSEELMDPERPLIMGMMPLYSKKDWEGRDFEAVTLKPFLGSGPYRVSKVEPGRFIEYERVKDYWAENHPVRKGLKNFDLIRYDYYRNANVALEAFKAGQYDIIHEADLNRWKNVYKGPGFSDGRIQKMEMEHIRPAGIKGFVFNTRREIFKDRRVRKALMLMFDFEWMNKNLFDGGFKRMESFYENSPFKAQGKPINGEKDLLISLKNKINSNILEEEALSPPKYDGSGNMRAAQAQSLQLLKEAGWVLKNGILINQKTGKPFSFEILLSDPQYEKLALSFGRALKKIGIIVKVRMVDSAQYEERRLDWDYDMIFNWWASSLSPGNEQRLYWTQKAALTPGLRNYPNIQEESVDILVDKLARAKTEEELVTTARALDRVLRYGIYMIPLYYSNVDRFAYWDKFGMPPHRPEIGPNPMAWWVKTSNQTK